ACAGAAAGTACATGGACCAAAGTTGTAAATTTATCTAACTACGAGTGCACAAATGCAAAAATATGTCCTTTATCAGATTCCCACAGGCAGCAACCACTCAAAGAAAGCAAGTCAGTGTTTTTAGCAGAAACGAGTAAAcgtatttaattttcacaacCTCCGAGCCTACCCCCCCCCCCATTATTCTTTACTTTCCTCCTCTGCTTTCCGTTCtcaaaccctagaaaaaaattcactttCAGATGCAAATGTGTTCACCCCACAAACCCTAGAAACCCACCATTCCACGCAACACCAAAGATTCAGCAAAGACCCACTTCACCGATGGCCGCACTACCCATTTCCAGGCTTCTCACTGTATTAactctcttcattttcttcctcaaatCCTTAGCTGCAGACGAAGATTCTCATTTCTCATTCACACGGTTCCAGAACGATCCAAAAAACGAATCCAAAATCACTCTGTATGGGGCTGCAAAAGTTGTTGATGGCGGCTCTGCGATTCAACTAACTGATCGGGTGAGTTCGAGTGCTGGACGAGTCATGTACAAGAACCCCATTAAACTTGTCGGAGGTGAGTCTAGAAGTTTCGTTTCTTTTTCGACTTACTTCTCGTTCTCGATGTCTACGGGCAATGGTGATGGTTTAGATTTCCTTATGGTTCCAAATGGCTTCAATGTTAGCCAGTTTGGTAATAGTTCATATGGACTTTCTCTAGGATCTGGGAAAAGCAATTTTAAGGTTGTTTCTGTTAAGTTTAATACGTTAAGGGACAGTAAtgatggtttgctgaagaatcATGCACGAATAGGTGTGGGTAGTGTTGTATCAGAGAAATTGAGCAATGCGTCGGCTTATAATTTGGCTCGCAGTAGTGGAAAAATCCATGCTTGGATAGATTACGAAGCGAGTTCAAAGCGGTTAGAGGTTAGGTTGGGCCAAGATGGTAGCTCTAGGCCTTCTAGTCCGTTGCTCTCATATCGAATTGCTCTGTCCAAGGTGTGGGAGGATGAAGAAGTGTTTGTGGGCTTTAGCTCCTCAACTGGGAATTCTTCTGATTCATGTTTTCTGCATTCCTGGAGTTTTAAGATCAGGCATGTTCCGAATTGGATGCATTCGGAGCCATTGGATCCCAAGGCATTTGCTAAAAGTACCAAAACTTTGGAAGCCGAAAAGCGAAGAGATTGTCTCTCAAGAGTACTGGCTGCAATGATATTCGGTGCTGCCTGTGGAGCTTTGGCGGCATTCACTGTGTTGTATTTGTGGACAGTCTTTGGCCATAGGCGTCCGGTGGTGCCGGAGGAGTTTGCTATGCAGCCCATTGGTTGCGAGTACAAGAAAGTCAAAGTAGTTGTAGATAAAGCAATCGAAGGTGGCAAGTAGGAGTTTGTGGTGTTCAATTGAATGTTGTGTTGTAAATCAGTGTCTTTTCTACTTTTATCTTCAcgttttattgttttgttgtAATTTGGTGATCAATTGTCAAAATGTAGTTCTGTTACATATTGTTCAATCTGGGAAGCACTGAATGTGCTTTGAACagataattgaaatattgtaGGTTTTAACCCCCATGGTTGGCATGACTCCTTTGATACTATGAGCCACTTGCataggaaaatattatatattccttCATCCCACTATAATCCGATTCTGAATGTGGTGCTATCTATGAACCCTTGTTCaatctcttttgttttctcagatgggatgagttaagataaaaattaaaaattaaataaaatattattaaaatatatttttttaatattattatgaaatttaaaaaaattaaattttttattttattttgtattggaatttaaaaaaattgtaattattaaataaaatgaaataaattgagaataattgtgaaaacaaactaggtTTAGGGGCAATTGGCGTAAGATGGATATGAGATAAGAGCCTAGTATATAACATAACTCGATTGTATAAAATTACACTCGACACCCGGTGAACCAACCCAACAAAAAAACGAGGATGCCTCTTGCGACCAGATTTGTTCTATAAAGCCATACTTCGGTTCATGGCTTTTCTTGCACTCTGAAGTCTTCCAAAACTTTTGATTGACAATACCCATAACGGTAGCAGTGCGAGCAGCGGATCAGTCTTGGTTGGTTTGTGTTCCCCATGTTTAGGCCCTGCTGGTGAAGCAATATAATCAGGCTGGGTTTGGTTTGCAAGCcatttaaatcattataaacaGTTACGAGATCTTAACAATGGTTTTCCACATTGCGTCTTTTGTATTTCCCAGTAGTAAGCATAGCTTTGAGAACGAAGTGGTAACAGAGGCACCAGCTGCAAGTAATCAAAGGCTAAACATCAAATTGTAAATCTATTATTACCGAGGCCACTGCCTGCCTTAACAGTAGTATGTATTTAGCCTTCAAGGTGAATCTTTTGATGATAAGAAGTGCTGCTAAGTTTAGCTTTGGCAACAGGCAACATAATAAGGCCTGATTTGGATAGCAAGAGTCTTTCATCCCATCCCAttttatctcaatattcaaagACCACAAACCTTTGAAAAAcactttttcaaaagtttgGATAACATTTGAGCTTTTGAAACTTCGTTTGTCCAATGTTTTTGTTGAGATTACAGATGATGGTACAAGGAGCACTTCTAGTTAAGATTCAAGAAGATCTTGACATTGGCTAGTTTCTGATAAACAGAAAACTTAGAAATGGTTGGTAGATTGGTGGAATCATACTGTATACTCTCACAATTAAACTGCCTTGCCCCTCAACCAGAGTTATATGAAATGTCTCCAGAAAAGAGAGGAATGGGAGGGGGGGTATTGTGCAAAATGGAACATTGTGGATATGGATGTAATGAAATGTGTAAATGGAGGGAGGGTCTGGCAATTCATTGTCATGCCCATTGCTCTCTGCAAATCTGAAACACTGCAGTCTACAAACAAGTATGCGCAAAATAAACTCCCGCAAAGGAAGTTGGAGAAATGAACAACATGCGATAATAGCTAGGCGAATATAACAGAGAAGTAGCATTAATACATCGATAGAGAAGTTTATGTCAATGAACAACATATGATCGAACAGAATCACATGAAATGCCTCAAAGTACACAAGGAAGAACccaaaaacaagaaacaaactTGAAGATTCGACATTAAAATATGGCCTACAGCTATCCGGAATAGCCTCAATGGCAACCGGAAGTTGCAGCAGGTCGCATTCAAAACTAACAGCATTACATGTCttgagcttcttcttcctcgtaTTGCTCCTCATACTCATCCTCATCGGCGGTGGCATCTTGGTACTGCTGATACTCGGAAACCAGATCGTTCATGTTGCTCTCCGCCTCGGTGAACTCCATCTCATCCATACCTTCCCCTGTGTACCAGTGCAAGAAGGCCTTTCTCCTGAACATGGCCGTGAACTGCTCGCTCACACGGCGGAACATTTCCTGGATCGAAGTGGAATTCCCGATGAATGTCGAAGCCATCTTCAGCCCTGTTGGTGGAATGTCACAAACGGTGGATTTCACATTGTTGGGAATCCATTCCACGAAGTATGAGGAATTCTTGTTCTGAACATTGATCATTTGTTCATCCACTTCCTTGGTGCTCATTTTGCCACGGAACATGGCTGAGGCCGTGAGATAGCGGCCGTGTCGTGGGTCAGCGGCGCACATCATGTTCTTTGCATCCCACATTTGCTGGGTGAGCTCAGGCACAGTCAAGGCTCTGTACTGCTGGGAACCTCGGGATGTCAAAGGGGCGAAACCCACCATGAAAAAGTGGAGCCTAGGGAAGGGGATTAAATTAACGGCGAGCTTTCTAAGGTCGGAGTTCAGCTGACCAGGGAATCTCAAACAACATGTGACCCCAGACATGGTAGCAGAAATCAAATGGTTCAGATCTCCAACTGATCGAACAAAAACAAGACAATCAGTAACCCGAAAGGCATAGATCTCTCACACAAGATGCACAAACGGGAAAGGCCAGTTAACTTACAGCTTGGGGTTGTGAGCTTGAGGGTGCGGAAGCAAATATCGTAAAGAGCTTCGTTGTCAAGAACCATGCACTCATCTGCATTTTCGACGAGCTGGTGGACGGACAGGGTGGCGTTGTAAGGCTCAACAACGGTGTCGGAGACCTTTGGGGATGGGAAGACGGAGAAGGTGAGCATCATTCGGTCTGGGTATTCCTCTCTGATTTTCGAGATCAAAAGGGTACCCATACCAGATCCAGTTCCTCCTCCTAGAGAATGACACACCTGAAACCCTGCAAAACGATAAACACCGTAatcaacaaatatataaaagcgAAGAAATTGATAAGAGAGATCAGATCTGGGAAGCACAAACCTTGCAAACAATCACAGTTCTCTGCCTCTTTACGGACCACATCGAGCACGGAATCGATGAGCTCTGCGCCTTCGGTGTAGTGACCCTTGGCCCAATTGTTTCCGGCGCCAGATTGACCGAAAACGAAATTGTCCGGCCTGAAGATCTGGCCGTAGGGACCGGTCCTGATGCTGTCCATGGTACCAGGCTCCAGATCCATGAGAACAGCGCGAGGGACATACCTGCCACAGCTAGCCTCATTGTAGTAAACGTTAATCCTTTCCAACTGAAGCTCAGAATCACCCTGGTATCTCCCCGTCGGGTCAATGCCGTGCTCAGCACACACCACTTCCCAGAACTTGGCACCGATCTGGTTGCCGCACTGCCCACCTTGGATGTGAAGGATCTCACGCATCTTCGCTTGAAGTCGGGAAAGAAGAAAGCgaaacagagagaaaaatagagcgaGGGAGGAGGAGAGCGTGGGcagagaaatgaaaagaaatgaatgatgCGTGGGGACGAAGGGAGCTTTCTTTATAGAAAGATAAGATCTTTAACGGTTCAATTCACAGGAGTATTATTGCTGAGTGATGTTGATGGGGTTTTGTgcagatttttcaaattttttttaaatttagggtACAGCTACTGACCTACCAGCGAAGCTTTCCTTAATTAATGGCTTTTTCCTGCAAATTTAGGGAAAACGACAGAGTGAGGCTCCTAAACATAGCGCTGGCTtggcatcatcatcatcagtaaTCACCACAAACACACTCcttctaaatttgaaatttgaaatttaaaaaacaaataaatagggTAAAATATTTCTAGATCTCATCTACCCTTCCCACGCCTAtcatatcattatcattatcattatcttTCCAACTCATCCCTCTGTCGGTGccagatattttaaaattttaataatgagaaATAGTTTTCACAGATGTTATtaaataggggtgtaaattaGTAGGGTTTAACTAAGCCAGCGGTGATTATGTTGGTTTTAAGTTAATCTAAATACTAATCAAGTTCAGTACTGTTATCATATtagattttaagttttttctAATTACATAATTGTAtgcctgtatatatatataatgattttattcataaaaattaaaataataataatattatataccacatttttattttactatataagatatgatatatttattattattaaataataaaaaattatttaataataataaatatgtcacatattatataattagatgaaaataaaataataaaataatatataaaatctttcttattccaaaaagtgataataccataaaataataaagatatgTAGTACTGGTGTGCAGTCCATTTTGACTGCTGGACATGTTCattagtaaaaattttattatttatttattttttaatgtttttttaacatattcaaatatttttaaaaaataaaaaatatattaatatattaatagtctcttttttaattaataaataaataaataattaaaaaaagaattaaatgcattagtagcattattcatttttttttatatgtttgtgAAAGTATTgcgtttttgtgtttttcatttaatttatttaatttttatgaataaggTTTCATCACATCAATGGAGGTGACAATAGAAGGGTTCCCCCTTGTGGACTCTGGTCCCCTAGTTTGTAATCCTATATTGATTACGGTGGGTTGCAATGCATGTGGTAAAGGCACTTTCATAACATATTCAATCGGTAAGGATGTATGTGCATGTGAAGCCCTAATTATCACACACAAAGAGACAATGACAATGTGTATGCACGTGAAGAGGCACATGTATATGCAGAAACATAAAACCCTGCGACAACCTTGACCTCTCCACACGTATTCTACATTCAAAATTCTCAACTCATGTGGCACCATTTTCTTTCCGACACACTCCCCAACTTTACTtcaggcctcgtttgtttttcaaaaatatctcatctcatctcatctcacctcatcattacaactttctcaaatccccacacaaaataaaataaacaattcaactttttcaaattccaaaacaacaataatattaaaaaatatattctaacaatattttattcaactttttaactttaatctcaactcatctcatctcatctcatctcatctcatctctgaaaacaaacgagccctcaGTCTCTTAAATTGGCACATGTGATGGTCAGATTATGCCTTCAGTGCACTCCCACCAACtttcagtttttaaaaaaaaatagtaaatataaaatttatataaaaaaaactaattttttaatattaaattttttttttttttaaatcgattGCGTAACACTGATACACTTTACGATTATACGTAAcagaaattgaaattgattcaTCTTTCTTGGTTGCATTGAAATCAAATTCAGGTCATTAGATTATGAGAGCGTTGTGTCCCATATGCAGGAATATTGAGCAACACAATTGCATTCACAGCCTAACTC
This genomic interval from Juglans regia cultivar Chandler chromosome 3, Walnut 2.0, whole genome shotgun sequence contains the following:
- the LOC109002963 gene encoding tubulin beta chain-like: MREILHIQGGQCGNQIGAKFWEVVCAEHGIDPTGRYQGDSELQLERINVYYNEASCGRYVPRAVLMDLEPGTMDSIRTGPYGQIFRPDNFVFGQSGAGNNWAKGHYTEGAELIDSVLDVVRKEAENCDCLQGFQVCHSLGGGTGSGMGTLLISKIREEYPDRMMLTFSVFPSPKVSDTVVEPYNATLSVHQLVENADECMVLDNEALYDICFRTLKLTTPSFGDLNHLISATMSGVTCCLRFPGQLNSDLRKLAVNLIPFPRLHFFMVGFAPLTSRGSQQYRALTVPELTQQMWDAKNMMCAADPRHGRYLTASAMFRGKMSTKEVDEQMINVQNKNSSYFVEWIPNNVKSTVCDIPPTGLKMASTFIGNSTSIQEMFRRVSEQFTAMFRRKAFLHWYTGEGMDEMEFTEAESNMNDLVSEYQQYQDATADEDEYEEQYEEEEAQDM
- the LOC109002964 gene encoding L-type lectin-domain containing receptor kinase S.4-like, with translation MAALPISRLLTVLTLFIFFLKSLAADEDSHFSFTRFQNDPKNESKITLYGAAKVVDGGSAIQLTDRVSSSAGRVMYKNPIKLVGGESRSFVSFSTYFSFSMSTGNGDGLDFLMVPNGFNVSQFGNSSYGLSLGSGKSNFKVVSVKFNTLRDSNDGLLKNHARIGVGSVVSEKLSNASAYNLARSSGKIHAWIDYEASSKRLEVRLGQDGSSRPSSPLLSYRIALSKVWEDEEVFVGFSSSTGNSSDSCFLHSWSFKIRHVPNWMHSEPLDPKAFAKSTKTLEAEKRRDCLSRVLAAMIFGAACGALAAFTVLYLWTVFGHRRPVVPEEFAMQPIGCEYKKVKVVVDKAIEGGK